The nucleotide window TCGGTGCAGAACTGCTTCTCCTTACCATAGCTGACGGTGCGCAGGCGCGATGGGCTCACACCCGCTGCCACCAGGGCCTGCTTGGCAGCGTTGGCGCGGTTCTCGCCGAGGGCCAGGTTGTACTCCACCGAGCCACGCTCGTCGCAGTAGCCGCCGATGACCACCTTCAGCTCCGGATGCTGGTTCAGGAAGCTCGCATCCTGTGAGATCACCGACTGCGACTGCGCATTCACGTCGTAGCTGTCGTAGTCATAGAAGATGTCCTTCACGTTCTGGTGGAAGGTCGCATCGTCGATGTTCGACTCGGCCGGAGCACTCGGAGCCGAAGGCGCTGCCACGGTAACGGTTGCGGTCGCATCGGTCGAGCCGCCTTCGCCACGGGCAATCAGGTGATAGCTGGTCGTCTGTGTGGGACGAACCGACTGGGTGCCCGAGCTCGGAACTTCGCCAATGCCTTCGATCTGAATGTTGTTCGCGTTCGAGGTGTGCCAGGTCAGCACTACGCTGTCGCCGGGCGCAATCTGCGTTGGTGTCGCGGTAAGATCGGCCGTCGGTGCGGCGGCGCTGCTGGTGAGCGGCGGAGGCGGCGGAGGCGGCGAAGTCTTCTTATGGCACCCGGCCACAAACAGCAGGGTGGACACGCCGGCGACAAGAGCAAGCGTCCGGCTGCGGGATTGACGATTGAGAGCAGTACGAAGTTGGAAAGACACGATCTCCTCCTCGGGAGCTTTTGTTGTATGGCCTTACGGCCATTGGGTGGTTCAACCAAGGCAACAGGCGGAAAACTCCGCCTGCCTTACAGCAAACTCGTTATTTCCAGCTCCAGTTCGGCATCGAGTTGCTACCACGATGCGTGAGCTGTTGCTGTTCTGTTCCATCGGCCAGCATCGACCAGATCTGCGTACCGCTCTCGTCTTCGCGCTGAAAGACGATATGGCGGCCATCCGGAGACCAGGATGGAAAATCATTACGGCCGGCATCGTGGGTCAACTGCGTCCAGCGCTTGCTGGCAATGTCCATGATGTAAATATCCTGCCCGCCCGGAGCGCCGGGACCGTACTTGCGGTTCCAGGCAAACGCCAGAAACTGTCCATTGGGCGACCAGGAGGGCGAAGTCGCGTAGCCGCCGTCCGTCATGCGCATGACGTTGGCACCGTCGGAATCCATGATGTAAATCTGCGGCAGGCCGGTGCGTCCGCTCACCCAGGCGATCTGCGAGTTCGACTTCGGGTTCCAGGTCGGCGAAACGTCGGGACCGCGGAACGCAGTAATACGATGGGCTCCGCCGCCGCTGGCGTCTGCGGTGTAAATTTCCGGATCGCCGCTGATGCTCGACGAGTAGGCAACCTTGCTGCCGTCACTCGACCATGCCGGGGAAAGCGTGGTGCCGCCCGGCGCATTGAAGTTCACCATGCGGTTGAGCACCAGCGAATACATCTTGATCGTCCAGCCGTTGCGGCCGAGCGAGGAGAAGGCTACGCGAGTGTTATCGGGCGAGACGCGCGGAGAGAGCGAGATGCTGCCCAGATGTGTCACGGCGTGCGGAGCAGCACCGTCATAATCCATCGCCCAGATTTCCTTGTTGCCGTCACCGCTGCGGGCCACGAAGTAGATCTTCGTCTCGCAGATGCCGTTGATGCCACCGCCCAGCTGGGTAATGATCTCATCGGCGAAGCGATGCGCGATCTGCCGCGCATTCTCATCGTTTGCATTATCGGAATACTGTTTGCCGAGAATCTGCGGGCTCTCGGTATTGTGGGTGTCGAAGACAAAGCCACGAACATTGATGCGGCCGCCATCCACCGAAAACGATCCGAAGACCACCATCTGCGCACTCGCCGGAGCCGCGGCCCACTGCGCGAGGTTGATCTCCTGTGGACCACCGGGCGTGGCCTCGGGCGCCATGCTCTTGGCCACCATATCGAAGACACCGGCATTCTTCAGATCGCTGAAGAGTACCGTGTTGAAGGTCGCGCGCAACGGCACGGCCTGCGGATCGCCGGACGCCAGCTTGAAGTCGGCGGCAGCAATACGGATGCGTTGCACGCCGAGATTCGTGCCGGTACGGACCCAGTCCTGCGCGCGGGCCATAGGGGCAGCAAGGATGAAAAGAACGAGGAGAGAAAAAACGTACAGGGAGGTCGGATACTTCTGATACTTACCGGTCATCGTGCCTCTGCGCTTGCATCGGTGGCAAATGAATGAACTGGTGAACGATCGGCGGCTCATTTTGCCTGCTGATCGTAGGTAAAAGTGTACTCCACGGAGACACTCGACTTGTTGTATCCCGGGGGCAGCGGCCCAAAGCTCTCGATGCGCTGAACAGCACGAACAGCAGAAGTATCAAGAGTCGGCGAACCGCTGCTATGGGAGATGCGGATATCGCTGGGCGTGCCGTCCCGGGCAATGGTGAAAGTTACGTGCGCCTGGCTGCCCATCGGCGTCGAAGGCGAAACCTCGTAGAGGTACCAGGCCTGCTGCACTTTACGCTGGATAATCCCCACGTAATACGGGTAGTTGAAGCCCTCCCCGCCGCCGGTGACATTCACCGGAGTGGGAGGACCGGGATTATTCACCATCGAGCGCGGCACCTGGGCGGGCGCAGCCTCACC belongs to Silvibacterium dinghuense and includes:
- the pal gene encoding peptidoglycan-associated lipoprotein Pal; translation: MSFQLRTALNRQSRSRTLALVAGVSTLLFVAGCHKKTSPPPPPPPLTSSAAAPTADLTATPTQIAPGDSVVLTWHTSNANNIQIEGIGEVPSSGTQSVRPTQTTSYHLIARGEGGSTDATATVTVAAPSAPSAPAESNIDDATFHQNVKDIFYDYDSYDVNAQSQSVISQDASFLNQHPELKVVIGGYCDERGSVEYNLALGENRANAAKQALVAAGVSPSRLRTVSYGKEKQFCTDHDEACWQQNRRAQFSLDR
- the tolB gene encoding Tol-Pal system beta propeller repeat protein TolB, with amino-acid sequence MTGKYQKYPTSLYVFSLLVLFILAAPMARAQDWVRTGTNLGVQRIRIAAADFKLASGDPQAVPLRATFNTVLFSDLKNAGVFDMVAKSMAPEATPGGPQEINLAQWAAAPASAQMVVFGSFSVDGGRINVRGFVFDTHNTESPQILGKQYSDNANDENARQIAHRFADEIITQLGGGINGICETKIYFVARSGDGNKEIWAMDYDGAAPHAVTHLGSISLSPRVSPDNTRVAFSSLGRNGWTIKMYSLVLNRMVNFNAPGGTTLSPAWSSDGSKVAYSSSISGDPEIYTADASGGGAHRITAFRGPDVSPTWNPKSNSQIAWVSGRTGLPQIYIMDSDGANVMRMTDGGYATSPSWSPNGQFLAFAWNRKYGPGAPGGQDIYIMDIASKRWTQLTHDAGRNDFPSWSPDGRHIVFQREDESGTQIWSMLADGTEQQQLTHRGSNSMPNWSWK